The sequence below is a genomic window from Ornithobacterium rhinotracheale.
CAACTTAGCTCCTATGGGCACTCTTGGCTTGTCCTTTCTATCTTGCCTAGCATAGCCAAAATAGGGAATCACCACTGTAATATTTTTGGCAGAGGCACGCTTAGCGGCATCGCACATCAGGAGGATTTCCATTAAATTACTATCTGGCATAAAGGTGGAACCTATCAAGAATACACGCGCGCCGCGGATTGATTGCTCGAAGCAAGGCTGATACTCGCCATCGCTGAATTCTAAGAATTTTACATTGCCTAACTCCTGCCCGTAGTGTTGGGCAATTTTTTCGGCTAAGACTCTACTTTGTCGGGTTGAGAATAATAATGCAGGTTGCTCCATTGGATTTTTCAATTTGGCTACAAAAGTATAAAAACCTACAAAAATTTAAAAGTATTTTGGCAATGAAATTTTCTATTTCAAAAAAAATTCTCTTGCGCCACATTTTCCTCCTCAAAAATGCCACAAAAATTAGCCAACGCCCCACCTCCAATAATGCTAAATGGATTGAAAAAAAACTTTTTTTCGCCCTAAAATTTAATTCAAATTTTGCCACTCATAAATAAAATAGTACTTTTGTTAAGTTTTAAAATAAAAAAACACTCATGGCAGAAAATATCATAGAATTGAAAGATGTAGATGTGTATCAAAAAGATTTCTTGGTACTTAACAATGTGGATTTCCGATTGGAGCGCGGCGAGTTTGCCTACCTCATCGGGAAGACGGGCAGCGGCAAAAGTAGCTTGCTCAAAGTCCTATACAGCGACCTGCCATTGCAACGCGGCGAGGGCAGTGTTGCAGGATTTGATTTAGCCAAGCTCGGCACGCGCAAAATCCCTTTTTTAAGAAGGAAATTAGGCATCGTGTTCCAAGACTTTCAATTGTTGACGGATAGAAATATTGAGAAAAACCTGATTTTTGTGCTAAAAGCCACTGGCTGGTCCGATAGAACGGATATTGATAACCGAATCAATGAAGTGCTGGAACTTGTGGGAATGGCTACCAAAAAACACAAAATGCCCCACGAAATTTCAGGCGGAGAGCAGCAGCGTATAGCCATCGCGCGCGCCTTGCTCAATCACCCTGAACTTATCTTGGCCGATGAGCCTACGGGAAATTTAGACCCTGCCACCTCTGTGGAAATTATGACTTTGATTAAGAAAATTTCTGAGCAAAATAATATGGCGGTGCTTATGGCCACACACGATTATTCGCTCATTAAGAAATTCCCCGCAAAAACCTTCCGCTGCGAAAACGGAAAGGTGATTATGGGAGAAAGCGAGACTTTGTTTTTGGATTAAGGAAATTGGTTTACTCCCCATTCAGGTAATCAAAATTATTGAATGATAACGCCCAAATTTTTAGCAAAATTTAAAGGGAAAGATTTTCTTTTTGATTTTCGTTATTTGTTTGTTGAGCTTTTGTTCGTTAATGGAATTATTTTAGGTTCTAAGATATAAAGTGTTTAACACTCAATAAATCAATTATCTATATTTTCATAATCATCGCTACGATTGCCAAAATGATAAAAAAGATTCTATGTACCTGCATTGTAGTTTTTTGTTATAATTTCTCGTGAATTTTAGTTTTTATGAAAATAAAAATACATAAGGTGTCAAAAAAAATTAGAATTATTATTTAAATCTTTTAGTTTAGAATTTAAAATCCCCTAAAACCCGACTGAACATCGCTTTGTAGTTGCAAAAGTGCATCCGAAGAAGGTTCGCTGCCTTCCACCGATTTTTTGAGAATCATCGTTTGCAAATCTTCTGCAGAGGCGTTTGGTTCGAGTGTGTCTTTGCATCGTTTTATAAAGTTTTGCGTGGCATTTTTAGTCGAAAAAATAAATTTCCAAGTATCGGGCAAGATGTAAATTTGCTGGCTTAAATTATGGTCATACTCTTCTTGTATAGAATGCACGAGAGCGTATTCATACTCTTCTAGCGAGCTGCTTAGCTCAATTCTTCGTGCCAAATTGGTTGGGCGTATTCTCTCTAAAAAGAGAGCTAATCGCTCGTAAGCCTGCAATCGGTGAGAGGTAATTTCGTCGTTTTTCACATTATGCGGTATTTGAAGTTTTTGTGCCGAGAAATATTTATCAATTAAAAGATAAAAAATACCACCTAAAAAAAGCATGGGTACTAAATATAAAAGCATGCGAATAATTTCCATAATTAAATACATTCTAAAAGCACAAATATAGAAATCTAAAAATTCATATCATTTAATTCAAATCAAAAAAAACAAAAAATCTCAAATTATCGAATTTACCCTATTTAAAAAAATGTAATAAAAGATAATTTGTAAATATGCTTGAGAAATTGTATTTTGTCGCAATGAATTTAAAAAAATAATATATATGGCAAATTACACATCTCAAGAATTAATAGAATTAGAAAATCAATATGGAGCACACAACTATCATCCGCTACCCGTAGTGCTAGAGCGGGGGCAAGGTGTATATGTGTGGGATGTAGAGGGAAAGAAATATTTTGATTTCCTTTCGGCATATTCTGCGGTAAACCAAGGGCACTGCCATCCACGCATTGTGGAAACGACCAAAAAACAAGCCGAAAAACTTTGTCTCACTTCGAGAGCTTTTCATAATTCAGAATTGGGAAAATACGAAAAATTATTGGCAGAACTCATGAATATGGATCGTGTGTTGCCGATGAATTCTGGAGCTGAGGCGGTGGAAACAGCATTGAAAATCACTCGAAAATGGGGCTATGAAAAAAAAGGCATCCCTGCCGAGCAGGGTGTTATTGTTGTGGCTAATGGGAATTTCCATGGACGCACGACTACGATAATTTCGTTCTCTAATGATGACAATGCAAGGGAGCATTTTGGGCCCTATACTCCAGGATTTATTTCTGTACCTTATGACGATGCAGAGGCTTTGCAAAAAGTATTGGAAGAAAATCCCAATGTGGTAGGTTTTCTCGTGGAGCCAATTCAGGGTGAGGCAGGCGTGTATGTGCCAAAAGATGGTTATTTAAAAGCCTGTGCCAGTTTGTGTGAAAAGCACAATGTACTTTTCATTGCAGATGAAATTCAGACAGGAATTGCCCGCACTGGTAAAATGCTTGCTTGCGACCACGAGGGCGTGAAGCCAGATGTGCTCACACTTGGAAAAGCACTTTCGGGTGGATTCTATCCCGTTTCGGCGGTATTGGCAAAAGATGAGGTAATGGAAGTGTTGCGTCCAGGGCAGCATGGGTCTACTTTTGGCGGAAATCCATTGGCATGTGCCATTGCTACCGAGGCTTTGCAAGTTGTAATCGATGAGAGATTAGCCGAAAATGCCGAGCAAATGGGGATTTTCTTTAGAGAAGAAATGCAGAAAATCATCGATAAATACAGCGATTTAGTTACCTTGGTTAGAGGAAAAGGATTGCTTAATGCCATAGTTATCAACGATACTGAAGATAGCGAAACAGCATGGGAGCTATGTTTAGCCATGAAAGAAAACGGATTGCTTGCCAAACCTACGCACGGAAACATTATTCGTTTTGCACCGCCACTTGTTATTAATAAAGCACAACTCACTCAATGTTTAGAAATTATAGAAAAAAGCATTAGAGAATTTTCCAGAAATGATAGTAAAGTGTAACTTCACAAACATAACTAAAATTCACACAAAATCATGAAAATTGTAATTTCTGGAGGAACAGGTTATCTAGGCAGTTTGCTTGTCGATTATTATAAAACCAAGGCAGATGTTTATGTGCTCACGCGAAGCATAAAAAAAGAATTACCAGCATCGGTAAAGCAAGTGGTGTGGGATGCTAAAAATATAGGCGACTGGAGAGAGTGTTTAGAAAACGCCGATGTGCTGATTAACTTGGCAGGGAAAAACATCAATACCCGAATGACTGAAAAGAATAAGCGAAAAATTTTACAATCAAGGATTGCCTCTACAGAGGTGCTGGGTAAAGCCATTGAAGAATGTGAAAATCCACCTAAAATGTGGCTAAATGCATCTTCGGTAGCGATTTATGATGAAAGTAGAAGAGAAGAAAAAACAGAATTTTCAGAATTAGACGGCACCGATTTTTTATCTGAAGTCAGCCGAAAGTGGGAAATGGCATTTTACCGTTATGCCGAAGGAAAAACCAAAAAAGTGGTATTTAGAATCTCACTTGTTTTGGGCGACCATAAAGGAAGTGCATTGCATTCGCTCAAAAAACTTGTTCAGTTTGGGGGCGGCGGCAAAGCCGGCAACGGAACGCAAATGGTGAGCTGGGTGAGCGAAAAAGATTTTGTGCGAGCTATTTCTTACATCGTAAAACACGAATTGGAGGGCGATTTCAATATTGCTAATGGCAGTGCCGTCAGCAATAAATTATTGATGGAAATGCTACGCAAGAAATACAATCGCTCGTTTGGGCTTTCAGCCCCTAAGCTTTTGATTAAATTAGGGGGAGAAGTCATCGGCACACCGCCAGAGTTGATTTTAAGGAGCCAGAATGTAATCCCTAAACGATTATGGAAGGCTGGTTTTAACTTCTTGCACGAATCCGTTTTAGATATTTAATGCAAAATTTATAGCAATAAAAAACTCAGTCATTTTGACTGAGTTTTCTTGTTTTATGTAAAAAAATAGATTACATTATTTTGCTCTACGACACCATACTGCCCACTGCACGAAAAATGCCCCAGGGTATTTTTTCTTGATGCGCACCATATCTGTTGCGGCAGAACGCTTAGTAAAGTATTCTCCCACAAGCACACGATAGTCTGGGCGAGTGTACACCATTTCAGAAGATAAATCTGGGAAATTTCTTTTAAATTCATTTATCACACTATTTGCAAGGCTTCTATCCTTTGTGTATCGAATTTGAATTCTGTATCCTTTCACCTTTGGAGTTCTTGCACAAATATCAAAATTCTCACTTTCTTTCTTAGGTGTGTCCAAATTCGCTTTTCTTTTCAAGCACTTTTGGCTTGTCTCTTTTGAAATAAGAGAATCAATAACTTGATTAGCTTCAATAGTGTAAGAACCACCAGATATGCTATCCACAACCGAGATTTGCCCAAAGCTCACCCCAATGTAAAGGCATATAAATAAAGACAAAAACTTTTTCATACTCTCAATATCTTTTTGCAAATATAAAATACTTTCAAGATTTTAAAAGCGAAAAATTAAAAGATTGCAAGATTTGGCGCAAAGCGGTAGCAAGTTGAAGCCAAGGAGTCCTCAGTGAGCGAAAAAGCTGAAAAGAGTCATATTTTTGAGTTATTTAATTTGTTATGAGTGTTTTATGAATTTGTTTTTATTTAGAATATTTATAAATTAGAGCAAAACGCGAATTAGCCCTTATTTTTTTATGAAAGAATTAACGGAGGATAGTATTTTTGTAATTACTAATATTAATTTTAAACATACCCAAATTTCAATATTGTAATGAGAATGGCGTATTTGCGAAAACTTAAATGGAATTGTATTGCAGGGATTATACTATGTGTAATGTTCTCTGTAACCTATGCCCAAGATGCGGAGGCAATCAATGGCGACCCTAATAAGGGGAAAGAATTGTTTAATGCCCAATGTGCCGCTTGCCACCAGTTGGATAAAAAAATGGTGGGGCCAGCGCTAGGAGGCGTGGTGGAGAGGCTACAAACGGAGCAAGGGCTTGGCAGAGAGTGGCTACAAAAATGGATTAAAGATAATAAGTCGCTGCGCGAGTCTGGCGATAAGTATGCCAACAAGGTTTATGAAGATAATGGCGGAGTGGCTATGACTGCCTTCCCAAATTTGACAGACCAAGAGATTGATGATATATTAGCGTATACCACCAATCCGCCAGCTGAAAAAGAGGAGCAGCAGGTAGCACCACAGACCGAGGAAAAAGAGAGTGGAAGCCTCTCAGCAGGGCCAATCGTAGTAGGGTTTGCCGTGATAGCGTGCTTGCTTATCTGGATGCTTTTCCGTGTAAATAGCCTAAATCAATTAAGTTTAGAAGAGACTTTGGTGGAGGGTGAGGAGCTTCGTAAGCCATCATTTAAAGAATTAATAATAAAGAATAGAAAGTATATAAACCTTGTGCTAGGAGCCCTCACGTTGCTAGCCCTTTATGGGCTGTGGCAAGCTCTTCTCGGTGTAGATGTTAATAAAGGCTATCGCCCAGAGCAGCCAATTTATTTCTCGCATAAAATTCACGCAGGGGAGCAAGGTATTGACTGCCAAATGTGCCATACCAGCGCTAAATATGGTAGAGTTTCAGGAATTCCGTCTACCAATGTATGTATGAATTGCCACTACTCTATCCAAGAGTACAAGGGAGACTATGTGGAGAAAGGGAAAACTAAGAAAACCTATACAGAGGAAATCCAAAAAATCTACGAATATTCAGGATTTGATAAAAATACAATGACCTACACCGGCGAAACCAAGCCAATCGAGTGGGTGAGAGTACATAATATGCCAGATTTTGTGCACTTTAACCACGCACAGCACGTTGTAGTGGGAGAGGAGGCAATCAAAAAGGCTAAGAATGTAGACCAAGTATGCTATGCCTGCCACGGCAGAGTAGATGAGATGGATGTTGTGCAGATGGCAAATGACTTCACTATGGGCTGGTGCGTTGATTGTCACAGAGAGACACAGGTGGATATGGAGAATGGATACAACAAAGCGTATTACTCAGAATTGCACGAAAAACTTAAAAAACAGTATGGCGAAAAGGCTACAATCACTGTTGATGCAATTGGAGGATTGGAATGTGCTAAATGTCACTATTAATAAATTAATAATATAAAAATAAATACTGAAGTTACATGGCTTCTAATAAGAAATATAGAGGTAGTATAGAAGAATTATACAACGATTCTTTAACCGAGAAACTTGCAGCAAACGAGTTTGCGGAAGAGTTACCAGTTGACGAATTTTTAGGAGACAAGAAAACGATGGAGACCTCAAAGACTTCTCGTAGAGATTTCTTGAAATTCCTAGGGTTCAGTACAGCAGCGGCTACATTGGCGGCTTGCGAGGGCCCAGTGATAAAATCGGTGCCTTATGTGGTGAAACCAATTGATGTAACCCCAGGGGTGCCTACTTATTACGCATCTACTATGTATGATGGGTATGATTACGCAAGCGTGCTTGTGAAAACAAGAGAGGGGAGACCAATAAAAGTGGAACCAAACAAAGAATTAAAACACTTTGGCGATGCCAATGCAAGAGTCCAAGCCTCGGTTTTGTCTTTGTATGATTCTAATAGAATTAAAGACCCCGCATTAAATGGTGAAAAATCTGATTGGGCAACCGTTGATAAAACCATTCAGCAGAAGCTTAGCAATTTAGGCGGCAAAAAAGTTGTGTTGCTCACGCCATCACTGCCAAGCCCGTCGGTCAAGGCGATTATTGGTAGTTTTGCCAGTAAATATGGCGCAGAGCATATCGTATTTGATGCCGTAGATGCAAGCCCTGCCCTTGATGCCGCAGAAGAGGTCTTTGGTACAAGAGCTTTGCCGTATTATGACTTATCAAGCACTGAATTAGTCGTAGGCTTCAATGCAGATTTCTTGCATTCGCACAACGGAATTTCTCTTGAAAAATCATATGCAGCCGCTCGAAAACCGAGTGAAAAAATGCTTCGCCATATTCAAGTAGAGGCCAATTTAAGCTTAACAGGTTCTAATGCAGATTCAAGGTTTCCATTAAAGCCATCTGAGATTTATAAGGTATTGGCAGAGGTTTATACCGCTTTGCACGGCGGCACTACCTCCAATGCTACTGCAAAAGTGATTGCGCAAGAGCTCCAAGCCAAGGGCAGCAAGGCCGTAGTCCTAGTAGATGGGCCAAAAGAAGCACAAGTTTTAGGACATTTAATTAATAAAACCTTAGGCGCAAATGCCGTGACAGGGAAAGCGAATTTGCTGAAAGAAAGTAACATTGCTAAATTTAAGCAATTTGTAAATGATGCAAAAGCTGGGCAAGTAGGAGCTTTGTTCATCTATGAGGCAAATCCAGTGGCCAACTCATTCTATGGAGCAGAGATTAAAGAAGCCTTGAAGAAAATCCCGCTATCGGTGGGCTTATTGAGTGTAAATGATGAGACAGCAAAAAGCGTAAATGTCTTAGCCCCAGTGAATCATTGGTTAGAAAGTTGGGGAGATTTCATTCCACTTTCAGGGGTGTATGCTTTGCAACAACCTACGATTCAGCCAGTTTTGAATACAAGACAATTTCAAGAGTCGCTCCTAGTGTGGCTCGGAGATAGTAAAGCACCAGCTTCAGCTACGGAGGAATCGCCAGCTGCTCAAGAGGCAGAAAGTATTGCCACAGCCTTAGGCATAGAAGATAATTCGTATTATAGCTATTTAAAGAAATTTGCCACTCAGTACCTTGGTGAAACTTCGTTTAATCAAGCTTTGTATAATGGCGCGGTAGAGACGGAAACTGGCGAAGCCTTGACTTATGTAGGAGGCGATGCACAGGCAGCCGTTTCGGCTTTGAAAGCTGTGAAAACCGCTGATTGGGAAATTCAATTATACACCAAAGTAGGAATGGGCGATGGCCGCCAAGCAACAAACCCTTGGCTACAAGAATTGCCAGACCCTGTTACTAGAACCTCTTGGGATAACTACTTTACAATGAATCCGCTAGATGCTGAAAAAGAAGGCATCGAAATGTGGAATTATGGTAACGAACGAAATGGCAGAATGGAGCTAAACGGAGTTTACTACACAGCAAAAGTAAATGGCGTGAGCATCAAAGCGCCCGTTTTTGTTCAGCCGGGGCAAGCCAGAGGTACCTTGGGCATAGCCTTGGGGTATGGCGTTAGTGGAAAAATTGCAGAGGCTAATGCCTTAGAAAATATAGGTGTAAATGCTTATCCAATCTATAAAAATGGACAATTAAATGCACCAATTGAGGCCTTAAATAATGAGGGCGGCTCACACCCATTTGCAAATATTCAAGTGATGAATACGCTGATGGGGCGCTATGAAATTGCAAGAGAGGCATCACTAGACCAGTTTTTAAATGAAGACCCAGAAGAGTGGAACGAGCCTGCTGTGATGGATACCTTTATGGGAGAAAAAACCTCCGTCAAGAAGGTGGACTTGTGGCAAAGCTTTGACAGTGCAGATGGGCCTCACTTTAATCTATCTATCGACTTGAATGCTTGTACAGGCTGTGCCGCTTGTATCATCGCGTGCCACGCAGAAAATAATGTGCCAGTGGTAGGCAAAGATGAGATTAGACGCTCCCGCGATATGCATTGGCTAAGAATCGACCGATATTACTCAGATAATATGCAAGTCGTTCAGCCAGAGAGATATCCATATACCCAGAAAGAAGCATTAGAGGATACTAATTACAATGAGCCTTCGCAGTATAAAGTATTGGTTAAGCCAGCGGCAGAAAATCCAGATGTAATCTTTCAGCCGATGATGTGCCAGCACTGTAACCACGCTCCGTGCGAAACGGTGTGTCCTGTGGCGGCGACTTCTCACGGCAAGCAAGGCCAAAATATGATGGCTTATAACCGATGTGTGGGGACACGCTATTGTGCAAATAACTGCCCATACAAGGTGAGAAGATTTAACTGGTTTAACTATTCTCAAAATAGTAAGTTTGACTTTAATATGAATAACGACCTAGGTCGTATGGTACTGAACCCTGATGTAGTAGTTCGTCAGAGAGGTGTAATGGAGAAATGCTCTTTGTGTATTCAAATGACGCAGGCCACAATTCTAAAAGCTAAAAAGGCAGGTAGAAGAGTGAAGGACGGTGAATTCCAAACAGCATGTACAAAGGCTTGCTCAACAGGCGCTATGGTATTTGGAGATATAAATGACCCAAGTGCGCAAGTGGTGAGCTTGAAGAAAGACAAGCGCAAGTATGAGGTGCTAGAAGAAGTGGGTACGCAGCCCAATGTATTCTACCATGTGAAAATTAGAAATAGAAAAAATAAATAAAAAATAAAGGTTTAAAAAGAATTTATGTCAGGTCACTACGAATCACCGATAAGAGAACCGCTAATCTTAGGTCATAAAACCTATCACGATATCACCGAGGATATAGCGCGTCCAGTAGAAAGTAAAGCCGGAAAATTATGGTGGATTGCTTTTAGTTTAGCCTTTATTGCCTTTCTCTATGGTTTTGGCTGTATTGCGTATACCGTGGGAACGGGGATAGGTGTTTGGGGCTTAAACCGAACCATTAACTGGGCTTGGGATATTACCAACTTTGTATGGTGGGTGGGTATAGGCCACGCAGGAACTTTGATTTCTGCTGTGCTTTTGCTTTTCCGCCAAAAGTGGAGATTATCAATTAACCGCTCGGCTGAGGCAATGACGATTTTTGCCGTAGTCCAAGCAGGGCTATTTCCCGTAATCCATATGGGACGCCCGTGGGTGGGGTACTGGGTTTTCCCTATTCCAAATAACTTTGGCTCGCTTTGGGTAAACTTCAATTCGCCATTATTCTGGGATGTATTAGCAATTTCCACCTATTTATCAGTATCCGTAGTATTCTGGTATATGGGCTTAATCCCAGATTTTGCAATGTTGCGAGATAGAGCTAAAAAGCCTTTTTCTAAGAAGATATACAGTATTTTATCTTTCGGCTGGGGGGCAATGCTAAACATTGGCAAAGATTTGAGGAGTTATCCCTCGTTCTAGCAGGATTAGCCACGCCGCTAGTATTCTCGGTACACACCACTGTATCGTTTGACTTTGCCACATCTGTAATTAAAGGTTGGCACTCAACTATTTACCCGCCATACTTTGTTGCTGGTGCGATTTTCTCAGGTTTTGCCATGGTACAAACATTACTGGGAGTGGCGAGAAAAGTGGTAGGTCTAGAAGATTATATAACACGAAAGCATATCGAATACATGAACATCGTAATCATTGTAACAGGAGGAATGGTTGCGGTCGCTTATCTTACTGAGTTCTTTGTTGCGTGGTATTCAGGAAGTAGATATGAAGACTTTACTTACTTTACTGTAGGTGCAGCAACAGGACCTTATTGGTGGGCATTCTGGTTACTAATCATCTGTAATGTGATTGTTCCTATGTCATTATGGTTTAGACCACTTAGAAGAAACTTCTTATGGACATTTATTGTTTCAATCATCATCAACATAGGTATGTGGTTTGAGCGTTTCGATATTATTGTAATTAACTTATCAAGAGATTACCTACCATCTTCTTGGACTATGTTTATGCCAAGTTTCGTAGATGTAGGTATTTATCTTGGAACTATTGGATTCTTCTTCGTATTGTTCCTACTTTACGCTAGAACATTCCCAGTGATTGCTCAAGCAGAATTAAAAACAGTATTAAAATCATCAGGCGAAAGCTATAAAAAACACCATTTAGACCATGAGCACGACAATGAACACTAAGATTTATGCCCTTTATGGAGACGATGATATTCTGGTAAGTGCTGTAACATCACTTCGCAAAAAAGGAGTGAATATCAAAGATGTTTATACGCCATTTCCAGTACACGGTTTAGATAAAGCACTTGGGCTAAAGAAAACAAGAATTTCAGATTTAGCTTTCATTTATGGTGCTTATGGATTATTGCTAATGATCGTTACCACTTGGTATATGATGATCTATGATTGGCCTCAAAACATTGGAGGTAAACCAAGTTTTACTTGGGGAGAAAATGCTACTGCGTTTGCTGTGCCAATGTTTGAGATGACGGTTTTCTTTGCAGCTCACTTAATGTCTATCACTTATTTAATAAGATGTAGCCTTTACCCTGGAGCTAAAGCAAAGAATCCAGACCCGAGAACTACCGACGATAAATTCTTAATCGAAGTAGAGTCGGATGATGTTGAGAATTTGAAGAATATGTTTATCGATTCAGGTGCCGAAGAGGTTTCTGTGAAAAGAGCAGTAAATTAAATTGAAACTTAAAATGAAAAAATTAATTATACTTGCAGGTTTTACATTAGCACTTATCTCGTGTGGGCCAGGAGAAAACCCTGCGCCAGTTTATATGCCAGATATGTATTATTCTAATGCTTATGAGCCTTATGCGCAATCTACATTTGGCTATCCAAAAGCCTCAGATGACCAAGATGTGTATGCATTTCAGAGAAATCATCACAGCTCTGCACTTATGCCCGTAGAGGGAACCGTGGCACACACAGAATCAGGACTTTTGCCATATGAATTGCCTAACACGAATGAAGGCTATGAAGCTTCTAAGAGTCTAAAATCTCCACTAGATTCTCTTAATAGAGATCAAGATCTGAAAAGGGGAGAAAAGCTATTTGGTCAAGCTTGTGTTGCATGCCACGGAGAGAAAGGTGATGGACAAGGCCCAATTGTAGTTTCAGGAGCATTCTTAGGTGTACCTAACTATAAGGATCGTGAAATCACAGTAGGTTCTGTGCACCATGTAATTATGTACGGAAGAAATGCTATGGGATCTTATGCCTCTCACTTTACTGATGACGATAGATGGCGTGTCGCTGAATATGTAATGGAATTAAGAAATAAATAATTATAGAAGAAGATATAAATTATGTACACTCTTTCACCAAAAATTAAAACTGCATCACTAGTATCGATTGTGCTAGGTATCATCCTATTTGCTATAGGAGCAACATTGAATGCAAGTAAAGGAGAGGACTATATTGTAGAACAAATCCACAATCATCCTCAGCAATTTGAGTACCTATCTTCTTCTCAAGAAGTTGTAGATGGCGAGCACGCAAATGCAGAACACTCAGAAGATCACTCTGTAGAACATTTATTGCAGCAGTATCATAATAGACCTTGGACTGCGTTCTTTATTGCCGCTTTCTTATTCACTGGAATTGCTGCCATTTCAATGTTTTTCTTGGCGACTCAGCATGTCTCTCAAGCAGGTTGGGCAGTCGTTGTAACAAGAGTTATGGAAGCGATATCAGCCTTTATGCCTTACGGAACAGTTATGATGCTTATAGTGTTATTTGCTTCAGGTTTTCATTTCAATCATTTATATCACTGGATGGTGGCTGATATTGATTTTAAAAGCGAGGGATTTGATAGTTTTATGGCAAACAAAGCAGCTTGGTTAAATGTTCCGTTCTGGTTAGTGAGATCAGTGATCTACTTA
It includes:
- the rocD gene encoding ornithine--oxo-acid transaminase — protein: MANYTSQELIELENQYGAHNYHPLPVVLERGQGVYVWDVEGKKYFDFLSAYSAVNQGHCHPRIVETTKKQAEKLCLTSRAFHNSELGKYEKLLAELMNMDRVLPMNSGAEAVETALKITRKWGYEKKGIPAEQGVIVVANGNFHGRTTTIISFSNDDNAREHFGPYTPGFISVPYDDAEALQKVLEENPNVVGFLVEPIQGEAGVYVPKDGYLKACASLCEKHNVLFIADEIQTGIARTGKMLACDHEGVKPDVLTLGKALSGGFYPVSAVLAKDEVMEVLRPGQHGSTFGGNPLACAIATEALQVVIDERLAENAEQMGIFFREEMQKIIDKYSDLVTLVRGKGLLNAIVINDTEDSETAWELCLAMKENGLLAKPTHGNIIRFAPPLVINKAQLTQCLEIIEKSIREFSRNDSKV
- a CDS encoding c-type cytochrome → MAYLRKLKWNCIAGIILCVMFSVTYAQDAEAINGDPNKGKELFNAQCAACHQLDKKMVGPALGGVVERLQTEQGLGREWLQKWIKDNKSLRESGDKYANKVYEDNGGVAMTAFPNLTDQEIDDILAYTTNPPAEKEEQQVAPQTEEKESGSLSAGPIVVGFAVIACLLIWMLFRVNSLNQLSLEETLVEGEELRKPSFKELIIKNRKYINLVLGALTLLALYGLWQALLGVDVNKGYRPEQPIYFSHKIHAGEQGIDCQMCHTSAKYGRVSGIPSTNVCMNCHYSIQEYKGDYVEKGKTKKTYTEEIQKIYEYSGFDKNTMTYTGETKPIEWVRVHNMPDFVHFNHAQHVVVGEEAIKKAKNVDQVCYACHGRVDEMDVVQMANDFTMGWCVDCHRETQVDMENGYNKAYYSELHEKLKKQYGEKATITVDAIGGLECAKCHY
- a CDS encoding TAT-variant-translocated molybdopterin oxidoreductase produces the protein MASNKKYRGSIEELYNDSLTEKLAANEFAEELPVDEFLGDKKTMETSKTSRRDFLKFLGFSTAAATLAACEGPVIKSVPYVVKPIDVTPGVPTYYASTMYDGYDYASVLVKTREGRPIKVEPNKELKHFGDANARVQASVLSLYDSNRIKDPALNGEKSDWATVDKTIQQKLSNLGGKKVVLLTPSLPSPSVKAIIGSFASKYGAEHIVFDAVDASPALDAAEEVFGTRALPYYDLSSTELVVGFNADFLHSHNGISLEKSYAAARKPSEKMLRHIQVEANLSLTGSNADSRFPLKPSEIYKVLAEVYTALHGGTTSNATAKVIAQELQAKGSKAVVLVDGPKEAQVLGHLINKTLGANAVTGKANLLKESNIAKFKQFVNDAKAGQVGALFIYEANPVANSFYGAEIKEALKKIPLSVGLLSVNDETAKSVNVLAPVNHWLESWGDFIPLSGVYALQQPTIQPVLNTRQFQESLLVWLGDSKAPASATEESPAAQEAESIATALGIEDNSYYSYLKKFATQYLGETSFNQALYNGAVETETGEALTYVGGDAQAAVSALKAVKTADWEIQLYTKVGMGDGRQATNPWLQELPDPVTRTSWDNYFTMNPLDAEKEGIEMWNYGNERNGRMELNGVYYTAKVNGVSIKAPVFVQPGQARGTLGIALGYGVSGKIAEANALENIGVNAYPIYKNGQLNAPIEALNNEGGSHPFANIQVMNTLMGRYEIAREASLDQFLNEDPEEWNEPAVMDTFMGEKTSVKKVDLWQSFDSADGPHFNLSIDLNACTGCAACIIACHAENNVPVVGKDEIRRSRDMHWLRIDRYYSDNMQVVQPERYPYTQKEALEDTNYNEPSQYKVLVKPAAENPDVIFQPMMCQHCNHAPCETVCPVAATSHGKQGQNMMAYNRCVGTRYCANNCPYKVRRFNWFNYSQNSKFDFNMNNDLGRMVLNPDVVVRQRGVMEKCSLCIQMTQATILKAKKAGRRVKDGEFQTACTKACSTGAMVFGDINDPSAQVVSLKKDKRKYEVLEEVGTQPNVFYHVKIRNRKNK
- a CDS encoding cell division ATP-binding protein FtsE, whose product is MAENIIELKDVDVYQKDFLVLNNVDFRLERGEFAYLIGKTGSGKSSLLKVLYSDLPLQRGEGSVAGFDLAKLGTRKIPFLRRKLGIVFQDFQLLTDRNIEKNLIFVLKATGWSDRTDIDNRINEVLELVGMATKKHKMPHEISGGEQQRIAIARALLNHPELILADEPTGNLDPATSVEIMTLIKKISEQNNMAVLMATHDYSLIKKFPAKTFRCENGKVIMGESETLFLD
- a CDS encoding SPOR domain-containing protein, whose protein sequence is MKKFLSLFICLYIGVSFGQISVVDSISGGSYTIEANQVIDSLISKETSQKCLKRKANLDTPKKESENFDICARTPKVKGYRIQIRYTKDRSLANSVINEFKRNFPDLSSEMVYTRPDYRVLVGEYFTKRSAATDMVRIKKKYPGAFFVQWAVWCRRAK
- a CDS encoding TIGR01777 family oxidoreductase gives rise to the protein MKIVISGGTGYLGSLLVDYYKTKADVYVLTRSIKKELPASVKQVVWDAKNIGDWRECLENADVLINLAGKNINTRMTEKNKRKILQSRIASTEVLGKAIEECENPPKMWLNASSVAIYDESRREEKTEFSELDGTDFLSEVSRKWEMAFYRYAEGKTKKVVFRISLVLGDHKGSALHSLKKLVQFGGGGKAGNGTQMVSWVSEKDFVRAISYIVKHELEGDFNIANGSAVSNKLLMEMLRKKYNRSFGLSAPKLLIKLGGEVIGTPPELILRSQNVIPKRLWKAGFNFLHESVLDI